A genomic region of Noviherbaspirillum sp. L7-7A contains the following coding sequences:
- the metW gene encoding methionine biosynthesis protein MetW produces MNFNELTALRADLAFIAHWVEPGSRVLDLGCGDGVMLDYLQSAKQCAGYGVEIDDAKIPACIGRNVPVIQQDLEAGLAIFADNAFDSVLCLSALQMMKNVEGVLRDIARVGAEAIVSFPNFAYWPHRFALLRGRMPVSRSLPYEWYDTPNLRCATIHDFQDLANEVGLEVLEFVALDEAGKPVSFLPNWRGSLAVFRLRKRAVA; encoded by the coding sequence ATGAACTTCAATGAACTGACCGCATTGCGCGCCGACCTGGCCTTCATTGCGCACTGGGTCGAACCGGGCTCGCGCGTGCTCGACCTCGGCTGCGGCGACGGCGTGATGCTGGATTATCTGCAAAGCGCCAAGCAGTGCGCCGGCTATGGCGTGGAAATCGACGATGCCAAGATACCGGCCTGCATCGGCCGCAATGTGCCGGTGATCCAGCAGGACCTGGAAGCGGGCCTGGCGATCTTTGCCGACAATGCCTTCGACAGCGTGCTGTGCCTGTCGGCGCTGCAGATGATGAAGAATGTCGAAGGCGTGCTGCGCGACATTGCCCGCGTTGGCGCCGAGGCCATCGTGTCCTTTCCCAACTTCGCCTACTGGCCGCATCGCTTCGCGCTGCTGCGCGGCCGCATGCCGGTCTCGCGCAGCCTGCCCTACGAGTGGTACGACACGCCCAACCTGCGCTGCGCCACCATCCACGATTTCCAGGACCTGGCCAACGAGGTCGGCCTGGAAGTGCTGGAATTCGTCGCGCTCGATGAAGCAGGCAAGCCGGTGAGCTTCCTGCCCAACTGGCGCGGCAGCCTGGCCGTGTTCAGGCTGCGCAAGCGGGCGGTTGCATGA
- a CDS encoding homoserine O-acetyltransferase, translating to MKSLGVVSPQSMHFDAPLPLQSGASIAGYQLVYETYGELNADRSNAVLVCHALNASHHVAGIYLKEDGSKSVGWWDNMVGPGKPLDTDRFFVIGVNNLGSCFGSTGPMHVNPATGKPYGAAFPVVTVEDWVHAQARLADALGIRQFAAVMGGSLGGMQALAWSLLYPDRLRHCMVIASTPRLSAQNIAFNDVARQAILTDPDFHGGDYYAHGVVPRNGLRVARMVGHITYLSDDDMAEKFGRELRSGEYQFGYGIDFEIESYLRYQGDKFSEYFDANTYLLITKALDYFDPAAAFGGDLTEALAAAQAQFLLVSFSTDWRFAPARSREIVQALVNNRRHVTYAEIDAPHGHDAFLLEDERYMATVRAYYNRVWRELETGVSIGGESMVAA from the coding sequence ATGAAATCTCTTGGCGTCGTCTCCCCGCAGTCCATGCACTTCGATGCGCCCCTGCCGCTGCAGAGCGGCGCATCCATCGCCGGCTACCAGCTGGTCTATGAAACCTACGGCGAACTCAATGCCGACCGCTCCAACGCCGTGCTGGTCTGCCATGCGCTCAATGCGTCGCACCACGTGGCCGGCATCTACCTGAAGGAAGACGGCAGCAAGAGCGTGGGCTGGTGGGACAACATGGTCGGCCCCGGCAAGCCGCTCGACACCGACCGCTTCTTCGTCATCGGCGTCAACAACCTCGGTTCCTGCTTCGGCTCGACCGGCCCGATGCATGTCAATCCGGCCACGGGCAAGCCCTATGGCGCGGCCTTCCCGGTGGTGACGGTGGAAGACTGGGTGCATGCCCAGGCCCGCCTGGCCGACGCGCTGGGCATACGGCAGTTCGCCGCCGTGATGGGCGGCTCGCTGGGCGGCATGCAGGCCCTGGCCTGGAGCCTGCTGTATCCCGACCGGCTGCGCCACTGCATGGTGATTGCCTCCACGCCCAGGCTGTCGGCGCAGAACATCGCCTTCAACGACGTGGCGCGCCAGGCCATCCTGACCGACCCGGACTTCCATGGCGGCGACTACTATGCCCACGGCGTGGTGCCCAGGAACGGCCTGCGGGTGGCGCGCATGGTCGGCCACATCACCTACCTGTCCGACGACGACATGGCCGAGAAATTCGGCCGCGAGCTGCGCTCCGGCGAATACCAGTTCGGCTACGGCATCGACTTCGAGATCGAGTCCTATCTGCGCTATCAGGGCGACAAGTTCTCGGAGTACTTCGATGCCAACACCTATCTGCTGATCACCAAGGCGCTGGATTACTTCGATCCGGCCGCCGCGTTCGGCGGCGACCTGACCGAGGCGCTGGCCGCGGCGCAGGCCCAGTTCCTGCTGGTGTCGTTTTCCACCGACTGGCGCTTCGCGCCGGCGCGAAGCCGGGAAATCGTGCAGGCGCTGGTCAACAACCGCCGCCACGTGACCTATGCCGAGATCGACGCGCCGCATGGCCACGATGCCTTCCTGCTCGAGGACGAGCGCTACATGGCCACCGTGCGGGCCTACTACAACCGGGTCTGGCGCGAGCTGGAGACCGGCGTTTCAATCGGCGGCGAAAGCATGGTGGCTGCATGA
- the ptsP gene encoding phosphoenolpyruvate--protein phosphotransferase, translating to MASFTLHGIPVSRGIAIGRAHLLASAALDVKHYLISEEQVEAEVQRLQNAIAAVHQELQAVWRELPPDAPAELGAFIDVHALILSDPMISEMPLDIIRSRHYNAEWALLTQIDELSAQFDEIEDTYLRERKNDIQQVGERVLKVLTGSASTLSGLASSPDSTAHMIVVAHDISPADMLQFRDRAFAGFITDLGGQNSHTAIVARSLDIPAAVGMYNASALIAQDDWVIIDGDAGVVIVDPPPVVLEQYRERQARMLRERKKLSKLKKTPAITRDGTEITLLANIELPQDCPAALEAGATGIGLFRSEFLFMGRAGYANRLPTEDEQFESYKMAVTAMKGRPVTIRTLDIGADKPMDNAEETALNPALGLRAIRYCLAEPQMFMAQLRAILRASAFGPIKLLIPMLAHAFEIDQTLNMIEQAKGQLREANRKFDPLIQVGAMIEIPAAALALPLFAQRLDFLSIGTNDLIQYTLAVDRVDHEVAHLYNPLHPAVLFLLSTTIAAGAKAGIPVSVCGEMAGDTKLTRLLLGMGLREFSMHPAQLLSVKQEILNSDLAVIVPRTRKILRLMEANAINEAMEQLRSA from the coding sequence ATGGCATCCTTCACGCTCCATGGCATACCGGTATCGCGCGGCATCGCGATAGGGCGCGCGCACCTGCTGGCCTCGGCCGCGCTCGACGTCAAGCATTACCTGATCAGCGAAGAGCAGGTGGAGGCGGAGGTGCAGCGTCTGCAGAACGCGATTGCCGCCGTGCACCAGGAGTTGCAGGCGGTGTGGCGCGAGCTGCCGCCGGATGCGCCGGCGGAACTGGGCGCCTTCATCGATGTGCATGCGCTGATCCTGTCGGACCCGATGATTTCCGAGATGCCGCTCGACATCATCCGCAGCCGCCACTACAACGCCGAATGGGCGCTGCTGACGCAGATCGACGAGCTGTCGGCGCAGTTCGACGAGATCGAGGACACCTACCTGCGCGAGCGCAAGAACGACATCCAGCAGGTCGGCGAGCGGGTGCTGAAGGTGCTGACCGGCAGCGCCTCAACGCTGTCCGGCCTGGCCAGCTCGCCCGATTCGACCGCCCACATGATCGTGGTGGCGCACGACATCTCGCCGGCAGACATGCTGCAGTTCCGCGACCGCGCCTTCGCCGGCTTCATCACCGACCTCGGCGGGCAGAATTCGCACACCGCCATCGTCGCCCGCAGCCTCGACATCCCGGCCGCGGTCGGCATGTACAACGCCTCGGCCCTGATCGCGCAGGATGACTGGGTCATCATCGACGGCGACGCCGGCGTGGTGATCGTCGATCCGCCGCCGGTGGTGCTGGAGCAGTACCGGGAGCGCCAGGCGCGCATGCTGCGCGAGCGCAAGAAGCTGTCCAAGCTGAAGAAGACGCCGGCAATCACCAGGGATGGCACCGAGATCACGCTTTTGGCCAATATCGAGCTGCCGCAGGACTGCCCGGCGGCGCTGGAGGCGGGCGCCACCGGCATCGGCCTGTTCCGCTCCGAGTTCCTGTTCATGGGCCGCGCCGGCTATGCCAACCGCCTGCCCACCGAGGACGAGCAGTTCGAGTCCTACAAGATGGCGGTCACGGCCATGAAGGGCCGGCCGGTGACGATACGCACCCTGGACATCGGCGCCGACAAGCCGATGGACAATGCCGAGGAAACCGCGCTCAATCCGGCGCTGGGCCTGCGCGCCATCCGTTACTGCCTGGCCGAGCCGCAGATGTTCATGGCCCAGCTGCGCGCGATCCTGCGCGCCTCGGCCTTCGGCCCGATCAAGCTCCTGATCCCGATGCTGGCGCATGCCTTCGAGATCGACCAGACGCTCAACATGATCGAGCAGGCCAAGGGCCAGCTGCGGGAAGCCAACAGGAAGTTCGACCCGCTGATCCAGGTCGGCGCCATGATCGAGATTCCGGCCGCCGCGCTGGCGCTGCCGCTGTTTGCGCAGCGGCTGGACTTCCTGTCGATCGGCACCAATGACCTGATCCAGTACACGCTGGCGGTGGACCGGGTCGACCATGAGGTGGCGCATCTGTACAACCCGCTGCACCCGGCCGTGCTGTTCCTGCTGTCGACCACGATCGCGGCCGGCGCCAAGGCCGGCATCCCGGTCTCGGTCTGCGGCGAGATGGCCGGCGACACCAAGCTGACCCGGCTGCTTCTGGGCATGGGCCTGCGCGAGTTCTCGATGCATCCGGCGCAGCTGCTGTCGGTGAAGCAGGAAATCCTCAACAGCGACCTCGCCGTCATCGTGCCCAGGACCCGCAAGATCCTGCGTCTCATGGAAGCCAACGCGATCAACGAGGCGATGGAGCAGCTGCGCAGCGCCTAG
- a CDS encoding HPr family phosphocarrier protein produces MIQQDIEIINKLGLHARASAKLTQLAAKYKSEVWMTRNKRRVNAKSIMGVMMLAAGKGAVVSLEVDGPDEQACFDALSQLIQAKFGESE; encoded by the coding sequence ATGATTCAGCAAGACATCGAAATCATCAACAAGCTCGGTCTGCATGCGCGCGCATCCGCGAAGCTGACCCAACTGGCGGCCAAGTACAAGAGCGAAGTCTGGATGACGCGCAACAAGCGCCGCGTCAATGCCAAATCCATCATGGGCGTGATGATGCTGGCGGCCGGCAAGGGCGCCGTGGTGAGTCTGGAAGTCGATGGGCCGGATGAGCAGGCATGCTTCGACGCGCTTTCGCAGCTGATCCAGGCAAAGTTTGGCGAAAGTGAGTAG
- a CDS encoding PTS fructose transporter subunit IIA, which yields MVGILLLTHAPLGQAFIDAATHVFRNRPEHLEAIDVNADQDTGEVRRLASESIRRIDDGSGVLVMTDVMGGTPSNCTLPLCEPGHVEVVAGISLPMLLRALTYRNDTIDVVVEMALAGGQNGAVRVDNRVRLSPT from the coding sequence ATGGTTGGCATTCTGCTCCTGACCCATGCGCCGCTTGGGCAGGCTTTCATCGACGCGGCAACCCATGTCTTTCGCAACCGGCCCGAGCACCTGGAGGCGATCGACGTCAATGCCGACCAGGACACCGGCGAAGTACGGCGGCTGGCGTCGGAATCGATCCGGCGCATCGACGACGGCAGCGGCGTGCTGGTCATGACCGACGTCATGGGCGGCACGCCGTCGAACTGCACGCTGCCGCTGTGCGAGCCCGGCCACGTGGAAGTGGTGGCCGGCATCAGCCTGCCGATGCTGCTGAGGGCGCTGACGTATCGCAATGACACCATCGATGTCGTCGTCGAGATGGCGCTGGCCGGCGGCCAGAACGGCGCCGTGCGGGTCGACAACCGGGTCCGACTTTCTCCCACCTGA
- the gshB gene encoding glutathione synthase codes for MKIAFLADPLSTFKIYKDTTYAMMVEAARRGHELYAFRHRDMAIEGGRVIASIARIHLTGHTEDWYQAEPAVALALTDFDAVLERTDPPFDMEYIYATYLLEVAQNHGAKVFNRPEAIRNHNEKLSIAQFPQLTAPTLVTSDNARIRAFHREHQDIILKPLDGMGGAGIFRVREDGMNLGSIIESLSDNGRRTIMVQRYIPEIVDGDKRVLLIGGEVMPFGLSRIPQGGEVRGNLAAGGLGVARALTPREREIGETVAPILWQRGLLLVGLDVIGNYLTEINVTSPTCFQEIEQQTGFSVAAKFIDALERAAGVV; via the coding sequence ATGAAGATCGCCTTCCTCGCCGACCCGCTTTCCACATTCAAGATCTACAAGGACACCACCTACGCCATGATGGTCGAGGCGGCGCGCCGCGGCCATGAACTGTATGCCTTCCGCCATCGCGACATGGCAATCGAAGGCGGCCGCGTGATCGCCAGCATCGCCCGCATCCACCTGACCGGCCATACGGAAGACTGGTACCAGGCCGAGCCGGCCGTGGCGCTCGCGCTGACCGACTTCGACGCGGTGCTGGAGCGCACCGATCCCCCGTTCGACATGGAATACATCTATGCGACCTATCTGCTGGAAGTGGCGCAGAACCATGGCGCGAAGGTATTCAACCGGCCCGAAGCGATCCGCAACCACAATGAAAAGCTGTCCATCGCCCAGTTTCCGCAACTGACCGCGCCGACCCTGGTCACCAGCGACAATGCCCGCATCCGCGCCTTCCACCGCGAGCACCAGGACATCATCCTGAAGCCGCTGGACGGCATGGGCGGCGCCGGCATCTTCCGGGTGCGGGAAGACGGCATGAACCTGGGCTCCATCATCGAGTCGCTGTCCGACAACGGCCGCCGCACCATCATGGTCCAGCGCTACATTCCCGAGATCGTCGACGGCGACAAGCGGGTGCTGCTGATCGGCGGCGAGGTCATGCCCTTCGGCCTGTCGCGCATACCGCAGGGCGGCGAGGTGCGCGGCAACCTGGCCGCCGGCGGCCTCGGCGTGGCGCGGGCGCTGACGCCGCGCGAGCGCGAGATCGGCGAAACCGTGGCGCCCATTTTGTGGCAGCGCGGCCTGTTGCTGGTGGGCCTGGATGTGATCGGCAACTACCTCACCGAGATTAATGTCACCAGCCCGACCTGTTTCCAGGAAATCGAGCAGCAGACCGGCTTTTCCGTGGCCGCGAAGTTCATCGATGCGCTGGAACGCGCGGCGGGCGTGGTTTAA
- the gshA gene encoding glutamate--cysteine ligase, which translates to MVPHLVTALNGPLLDLEKKILAATPAIERWFRLEWQEHTPPFYCSVDLRNAGFKLAPVDTNLFPGGFNNLSPEMLPLAVQAAMAAIEKYCPDAKNLLMIPERHTRNTFYLQNVARLMQIFRQTGLNIRLGTLDETIKEPTPINLPDGGTLTLEPLEILANGRRVGLKNFDPCTILLNNDLSSGLPPILEDLHEQNVLPPLHAGWAVRRKTNHFSAYDDVVKKFAKLIDVDPWMLNPYFAKVGPVDFQERVGEDALATAVDAVLAKIRKKYKEYGIKETPFVIVKADAGTYGMGIMTVRDASEVRDLNRKQRNKMAVVKDGLEVNNVIVQEGVYSFEHINDAVAEPVVYMIDRYVVGGFYRVHAERGADENLNAPGAHFVPLAFAQQHALPDPHARPGTTAPNRFYMYGVVARLALLAASIELEKTDPNPEVY; encoded by the coding sequence ATGGTTCCGCATCTCGTCACCGCCCTGAACGGCCCGCTGCTCGATCTCGAAAAGAAAATCCTGGCCGCCACCCCCGCCATCGAGCGCTGGTTCCGGCTGGAATGGCAGGAGCACACGCCGCCGTTCTACTGCTCGGTGGACTTGCGCAATGCCGGCTTCAAGCTCGCCCCAGTCGATACCAACCTGTTCCCCGGCGGCTTCAACAACCTTTCGCCCGAGATGCTGCCGCTGGCGGTGCAGGCGGCGATGGCGGCGATCGAGAAGTATTGTCCGGACGCCAAGAACCTGCTGATGATCCCGGAGCGCCATACCCGCAACACCTTCTACCTGCAGAACGTGGCGCGGCTGATGCAGATCTTCCGCCAGACCGGCCTGAACATCCGCCTCGGCACGCTGGATGAAACCATCAAGGAGCCCACGCCGATCAACCTGCCCGACGGGGGCACGCTCACGCTCGAACCGCTGGAGATCCTGGCCAATGGCCGCCGCGTCGGCCTGAAGAATTTCGATCCCTGCACCATCCTGCTGAACAACGACCTGTCGTCCGGCCTGCCGCCGATACTGGAAGACCTGCACGAGCAGAACGTGCTGCCGCCGCTGCATGCCGGCTGGGCGGTGCGGCGCAAGACCAATCACTTCTCCGCCTACGACGACGTGGTGAAGAAGTTTGCCAAGCTGATCGATGTCGATCCATGGATGCTCAACCCGTATTTCGCCAAGGTCGGCCCGGTCGACTTCCAGGAGCGGGTGGGCGAGGACGCGCTGGCGACGGCCGTCGACGCGGTGCTGGCCAAGATCCGCAAGAAGTACAAGGAATACGGCATCAAGGAAACCCCGTTCGTCATCGTGAAAGCCGATGCCGGCACCTACGGCATGGGCATCATGACGGTGCGCGACGCCAGCGAGGTGCGCGACCTGAACCGCAAGCAGCGCAACAAGATGGCGGTGGTGAAGGACGGGCTGGAAGTCAACAATGTGATCGTGCAGGAGGGCGTCTACAGCTTCGAGCACATCAACGACGCGGTGGCCGAGCCGGTGGTCTACATGATAGACCGCTATGTGGTCGGCGGCTTCTATCGGGTGCATGCCGAGCGCGGCGCGGACGAGAACCTGAATGCGCCCGGCGCGCATTTCGTGCCGCTGGCCTTCGCCCAGCAGCATGCCTTGCCCGACCCGCATGCCCGCCCCGGCACCACGGCGCCTAACCGCTTCTACATGTACGGCGTGGTGGCCCGCCTGGCGCTCCTGGCCGCCTCGATCGAACTCGAAAAAACCGACCCCAATCCGGAAGTGTATTAA
- the amt gene encoding ammonium transporter, whose amino-acid sequence MKKPFAKLLAAGMLMCAIGFGHSAFAADDAAKAPATVVAQAAAEPAAAAPAAPAAAPAAAAPATAAAPAAAAPTPNKGDVAWMTVATILVAMMSIPGLALFYGGLVRSKNMLSVLMQVFTVFSLVMVLWAIYGYSLAFTQGGSFIGSFDRLFLKGMTVETVTGTFSKGVVLPEFTFVTFQATFAAITCGLIIGAFAERVRFSAVLLFTVLWFTFSYLPIAHMVWFWPGPDAYTDAAAAEAATAASGWLFQKGALDFAGGTVVHINAAIAGLVGAFVIGKRIGYGREAMAPHSLTMTMIGASLLWVGWFGFNAGSGLEANGLAAMATLNTMLATAAAVVTWTMGEWMAKGKPSMLGAASGAVAGLVAITPAAGFVGPMGSLVIGLLAGIICLWGVNGLKRMLGADDSLDVFGVHGVGGILGALLTGVFASPSLGGSGIYDYVANAVSPEYSISGQVWIQLQAVLTTVVWSAVVSFIAYKLVDLIVGLRVPEEEEREGLDITSHGESAYHA is encoded by the coding sequence ATGAAAAAACCATTTGCAAAACTGCTCGCCGCTGGCATGTTGATGTGCGCCATCGGTTTTGGTCACTCGGCGTTTGCCGCCGATGACGCCGCCAAGGCACCGGCTACCGTGGTGGCCCAGGCCGCCGCTGAACCGGCAGCCGCGGCGCCGGCCGCTCCCGCGGCTGCGCCCGCCGCAGCGGCTCCTGCCACAGCCGCAGCGCCAGCCGCTGCAGCACCCACGCCCAACAAGGGCGATGTCGCCTGGATGACGGTTGCCACCATTCTGGTAGCGATGATGTCCATCCCCGGCCTGGCACTGTTCTACGGCGGCCTGGTCCGCTCCAAGAACATGCTGTCGGTGCTGATGCAGGTCTTCACGGTGTTCTCTCTGGTGATGGTGCTGTGGGCAATCTACGGCTATTCGCTGGCGTTCACCCAGGGAGGCAGCTTCATCGGCTCGTTCGACAGGCTGTTCCTGAAGGGCATGACAGTTGAAACCGTGACCGGCACCTTCAGCAAGGGTGTGGTCCTGCCGGAATTCACTTTCGTGACCTTCCAGGCCACCTTCGCCGCCATCACCTGCGGCCTGATCATCGGCGCCTTCGCCGAGCGGGTGCGCTTCTCCGCGGTGCTGCTGTTTACCGTGCTGTGGTTCACCTTCTCCTACCTGCCGATCGCCCACATGGTTTGGTTCTGGCCCGGTCCGGATGCCTATACCGACGCCGCCGCCGCTGAAGCCGCCACCGCTGCCTCGGGCTGGCTGTTCCAGAAGGGCGCGCTCGACTTCGCCGGCGGTACCGTGGTGCACATCAATGCCGCCATCGCCGGCCTGGTGGGTGCCTTCGTGATCGGCAAGCGCATCGGCTACGGCCGTGAAGCCATGGCGCCGCACTCGCTGACCATGACCATGATCGGCGCATCGCTGCTGTGGGTGGGCTGGTTCGGCTTCAATGCCGGCTCCGGCCTGGAAGCCAACGGCCTGGCCGCCATGGCAACCCTGAACACCATGCTGGCAACCGCAGCCGCCGTCGTTACCTGGACCATGGGCGAGTGGATGGCCAAGGGCAAGCCCTCGATGCTGGGCGCCGCGTCCGGCGCCGTGGCCGGCCTGGTTGCCATCACCCCGGCGGCCGGCTTCGTCGGCCCGATGGGTTCGCTGGTGATCGGCCTCCTGGCTGGCATCATCTGCCTGTGGGGCGTCAATGGCTTGAAGCGCATGCTTGGCGCCGACGACTCGCTGGACGTGTTCGGCGTGCATGGCGTGGGCGGCATCCTGGGCGCCCTGCTGACCGGCGTATTCGCATCGCCCTCGCTGGGCGGCAGCGGCATCTATGACTATGTCGCCAACGCGGTGTCGCCTGAGTATTCGATCTCCGGCCAGGTTTGGATCCAGTTGCAGGCTGTGCTGACCACCGTGGTCTGGTCCGCCGTCGTGTCCTTCATCGCCTACAAGCTGGTGGACCTGATCGTCGGCCTGCGTGTACCGGAAGAGGAAGAGCGCGAGGGCCTGGACATCACCAGCCACGGCGAATCCGCCTATCACGCCTGA
- the glnK gene encoding P-II family nitrogen regulator, with translation MKLITAIIKPFKLDEVREALSAIGVQGITVTEVKGFGRQKGHTELYRGAEYVVDFLPKTKIEAAVDDDIVEQAIEAIETAARTGKIGDGKIFVYDLQQVVRIRTGETGKEAL, from the coding sequence ATGAAACTCATCACCGCCATCATCAAACCCTTCAAGCTTGACGAAGTGCGTGAAGCCCTGTCCGCCATCGGCGTGCAGGGAATCACGGTCACGGAGGTCAAGGGATTCGGACGGCAGAAAGGCCATACCGAGCTGTATCGCGGCGCCGAGTATGTGGTCGATTTCCTGCCCAAGACCAAGATCGAGGCCGCGGTGGACGATGACATCGTCGAGCAGGCCATTGAAGCAATCGAGACCGCCGCCCGCACCGGCAAGATCGGCGATGGCAAGATTTTCGTCTACGACCTCCAGCAGGTGGTGCGTATCCGTACGGGTGAAACCGGCAAAGAAGCGCTGTAA
- a CDS encoding TorF family putative porin has protein sequence MKKLILSAAVLSALSMSVHAQTAAPTPEHTFTGNVTVASDYRFRGISQTFKQPAVQGGFDYAHSSGFYLGNWNSNVSGNQYNNGAGLEMDFYGGYKFEVMPDFTADIGLLYYYYPAAKVGNTGEKYNNGEVYFAGAYKWFSAKYSYGLTDFFGLNNNTAAIPRGNSKGSGYLDLNATFEVAEKTTLTLHAGRQWVRHYGDFNYNDYKIGVARDFGFATVGLAVVGTDADKDLYTVADGNGRTKRVGNTGAVLSISKTF, from the coding sequence ATGAAAAAGCTGATTCTGTCTGCCGCAGTGCTGAGTGCCCTGTCCATGTCCGTTCATGCGCAAACCGCTGCGCCAACGCCCGAGCATACCTTCACCGGCAATGTGACGGTGGCCTCGGACTACCGCTTCCGCGGCATTTCGCAGACGTTCAAGCAGCCGGCAGTGCAGGGCGGCTTCGATTATGCCCATAGCAGCGGATTCTATCTGGGCAACTGGAACTCCAACGTCAGCGGCAACCAGTACAACAATGGCGCCGGCCTGGAAATGGATTTCTACGGCGGCTACAAGTTCGAGGTGATGCCTGACTTCACCGCCGACATCGGCCTGCTCTACTACTATTACCCGGCTGCCAAGGTGGGCAACACGGGCGAGAAATACAACAACGGCGAAGTCTACTTCGCCGGCGCCTACAAGTGGTTCTCGGCCAAGTACAGCTATGGCCTGACCGACTTCTTCGGCCTCAACAACAACACCGCCGCCATCCCGCGCGGCAATTCCAAGGGTTCGGGTTACCTGGACCTGAACGCGACCTTCGAGGTTGCGGAAAAGACCACGCTGACGCTGCACGCAGGCCGCCAGTGGGTGCGTCATTACGGCGACTTCAACTACAACGACTACAAGATCGGCGTGGCGCGTGACTTCGGCTTTGCTACCGTCGGCCTGGCCGTCGTGGGCACCGACGCCGACAAGGATCTCTACACCGTTGCCGACGGCAATGGACGCACCAAGCGGGTAGGCAACACCGGCGCGGTGCTGTCGATCTCGAAAACCTTCTGA
- a CDS encoding accessory factor UbiK family protein: MNRSNFFNDLQSKIGQVIDNSPAKDLEKNVKAMLSQGFSRLDLVTREEFDVQMQVLAKTRAKVDALEARLAELEALLRDKQGGA; this comes from the coding sequence ATGAACAGATCCAATTTTTTCAACGACTTGCAAAGCAAGATCGGCCAAGTCATCGATAATTCGCCCGCGAAAGATTTGGAAAAGAATGTCAAGGCCATGCTGAGCCAGGGTTTCTCCCGCCTCGATCTGGTGACCCGGGAGGAATTTGACGTGCAGATGCAGGTACTGGCCAAGACCCGGGCCAAGGTGGATGCGCTGGAAGCGCGCCTGGCCGAGCTGGAAGCCCTGCTGAGGGACAAGCAGGGCGGCGCCTGA
- a CDS encoding GGDEF domain-containing protein has product MQMDPITAATATMAVQLAVAIIMAGTFYASPAERCTRYWALSGLLSAAGVLIVIINAGAPKIGLSVIGNTAIIAGMVTQWWGVRAFYRRRRSILGWIILAGFAALFALSMLLDQPLRNRALLSSLAMALLALLNLLELWKRRSPVPSFAGMLAFVAALVSLATFSTRAIGIYRDHPHFLPDTAAGVGVVVVYMIPMVSTLLFAMALLLLYFERMVAEKHQMATHDELTSLYNRRAIVAAGKREIDVAQRLGRPLAVAYIDIDHFKKINDQLGHDAGDHVITDIGHILKDTCRNIDIVGRYGGEEFCIIFPGMDREGVTMLAERLLGEVRRYRFRDNLPVTVSMGFAVLQPQETERNWTALMQRADSLLYQAKSAGRNRYCI; this is encoded by the coding sequence ATGCAGATGGACCCGATTACTGCCGCCACGGCGACCATGGCGGTGCAACTGGCTGTGGCCATCATCATGGCCGGCACGTTCTACGCATCACCGGCGGAACGCTGCACCCGCTACTGGGCGCTCTCCGGCCTGCTGTCAGCCGCAGGCGTGCTGATCGTCATCATCAATGCCGGTGCCCCGAAGATCGGCTTGTCCGTCATCGGCAACACCGCAATCATTGCCGGGATGGTCACGCAATGGTGGGGCGTGCGCGCGTTCTACCGCCGTCGCCGCAGCATTCTGGGCTGGATCATTCTGGCCGGATTCGCCGCGCTGTTTGCGCTGTCGATGCTGCTGGATCAACCGCTGCGCAACCGCGCGCTGCTGTCCTCGCTCGCCATGGCGCTGCTGGCCTTGCTGAACCTGCTGGAACTGTGGAAGCGGCGTTCACCGGTTCCGTCGTTCGCCGGCATGCTGGCCTTTGTCGCCGCGCTGGTGTCCCTGGCCACCTTCAGCACGCGCGCCATCGGCATCTACCGCGACCATCCGCATTTTCTGCCCGATACGGCAGCCGGGGTCGGCGTCGTCGTGGTTTACATGATCCCGATGGTCAGCACGCTGCTGTTCGCCATGGCCCTCTTGCTGCTTTACTTCGAGCGCATGGTGGCCGAGAAGCACCAGATGGCCACGCATGACGAGCTGACCAGCCTTTACAACCGACGCGCCATCGTGGCGGCCGGCAAGCGCGAGATCGACGTGGCGCAGCGGCTGGGCCGGCCGCTGGCAGTGGCCTATATCGACATCGACCATTTCAAGAAGATCAATGACCAGCTGGGCCATGATGCGGGCGACCATGTGATCACCGACATCGGCCATATCCTGAAGGACACCTGCCGCAACATCGATATCGTCGGACGCTATGGCGGCGAGGAGTTCTGCATTATCTTTCCCGGCATGGACCGGGAAGGCGTCACCATGCTGGCGGAGCGCCTGCTGGGCGAAGTCAGGCGCTACCGCTTCCGCGACAATCTTCCGGTGACGGTCAGCATGGGCTTTGCCGTGCTGCAGCCCCAGGAAACCGAGCGCAACTGGACGGCGCTGATGCAGCGGGCGGACAGCCTGCTGTATCAGGCAAAGTCCGCCGGCCGGAACCGGTATTGCATCTGA